The Procambarus clarkii isolate CNS0578487 chromosome 57, FALCON_Pclarkii_2.0, whole genome shotgun sequence genome has a segment encoding these proteins:
- the LOC138353339 gene encoding transmembrane protein 258-like, producing the protein MKIGIESMSRYVSPVNPAIYPHLTLVLMSIGIFFTAWFFVYEVTSTKLTRDFFKECLIALVASVFMGFGILFLLLWVGIYV; encoded by the exons atgaag ATTGGAATAGAATCAATGTCAAGATATGTCTCCCCGGTGAATCCGGCTATTTACCCACATCTCACCTTGGTGCTTATGAGCATTGGCATCTTCTTCACTGCCTGGTTCTTTGTTTATGAAGTTACATCAACCAAGCTCACCAGAGACTTTTTTAAG GAATGTTTGATTGCCCTTGTTGCCTCTGTATTTATGGGCTTTGGTATCCTGTTTCTGTTGCTGTGGGTAGGAATATATGTATGA
- the LOC123745056 gene encoding protein anon-73B1: MAIDPSLTETDIFDEVLKYGLFLGAIFQLVCIGAVMFVPSRDDKRDGDSSDDDGSDHGSPHTSPPHRGHSQHHRRKQDKKKRR, encoded by the exons ATGGCGATTGATCCCTCGCTCACAGAAACTGACATTTTTGACGAAGTATTGAAATATGGCTTGTTTCTGGGCGCCATATTTCAACTAGTATGTATTGGGGCAGTGATGTTTGTACCCAGTCGAGATGACAAAAGG GATGGGGATTCGAGCGACGATGATGGTTCTGATCACGGCTCTCCTCACACTTCGCCACCACACCGGGGCCACAGTCAACATCATCGTCGTAAACAAGATAAGAAGAAGAGACGATGA